One genomic region from Muriicola soli encodes:
- a CDS encoding DinB family protein, with the protein MKKLFLPVLCLILFGFTSDIVKLTEEERNFAVSELTKAKDQLLNTLDGLSEEQLNFKPDASSWSIAEGVEHLTISENAFHDMLTASLENPADPARRSEVKMQDGQLMDMIRDRTQKVKTSEPFEPSGKFGSYEETLDALLAKRSEHIEYLKTTEDDLRNHYGQLPFGTIDAYQMILFMSGHMDRHVAQMDEVINHEDFPE; encoded by the coding sequence ATGAAAAAATTATTTTTGCCAGTGCTTTGCCTGATACTTTTCGGTTTTACTTCAGACATTGTGAAACTAACCGAAGAAGAAAGAAACTTTGCCGTAAGTGAACTCACAAAGGCAAAAGACCAATTATTGAACACCCTTGACGGTTTAAGCGAGGAACAGCTGAACTTTAAACCAGATGCGAGTAGCTGGTCTATAGCTGAAGGAGTGGAACATCTCACTATTTCTGAGAATGCATTTCACGATATGCTTACTGCTTCACTGGAAAATCCTGCGGATCCTGCCAGGCGATCTGAAGTGAAGATGCAGGATGGGCAACTTATGGATATGATCCGTGACAGGACTCAGAAAGTAAAAACATCAGAACCATTTGAGCCCAGTGGAAAATTTGGTTCCTATGAAGAAACTCTGGATGCTCTGTTAGCAAAGCGTTCGGAGCATATTGAATATTTAAAAACAACGGAAGACGATCTTCGCAATCATTACGGACAACTCCCTTTCGGGACTATTGATGCCTACCAAATGATTCTATTTATGTCGGGTCATATGGATCGGCACGTGGCTCAGATGGACGAGGTCATCAACCATGAGGATTTTCCGGAATAA
- a CDS encoding amidohydrolase family protein, translating into MKKLYIFTSFILLSLISFGQTPEGDGPFSQLIIRGVTLINGNGAPPIGPVDIVVENNIIKKVQVIGYPGVEIRESRRPKLMPGGKELEASGMYLMPGFVDMHGHIGGNSQGADPDYVFKLWMGHGITTIREPSGRGVDFAMDLKRKSAKNEIVAPRIFVYTGFGQGSQEEISSPEMARAWVRKNADKGADGIKFFGAPPEIMTAALEENKKLGLRSACHHAQLDVARWNVLQSARAGLTSMEHWYGLPEALFTDRTVQDYPLDYNYNNEQHRFEEAGKLWQQAAPPYSEHWNKVMDELISLDFTLDPTFNIYEASRDLQRARRAEWHEEYTLPSLWEFYQPSKISHGSYWHYWGTEQEVAWKKNYSLWMTFVNEYKNRGGRVTTGSDSGFIFQLYGFAYVRELELLREAGFHPLEIIRSATLNGAEALGVSDKIGTVTVGKLADFVIVEENPLENLKVLYGTGAIKLTEDNEVVRVGGVRYTIKDGIIYDAKALLEDVKRLVQEKKQAEDYKILQPGVKE; encoded by the coding sequence ATGAAAAAACTGTACATTTTTACAAGCTTTATACTTCTCAGCCTGATTTCTTTTGGCCAAACTCCTGAAGGGGATGGCCCTTTTTCCCAGCTCATTATCAGGGGCGTCACCCTGATCAATGGCAATGGTGCTCCTCCGATAGGTCCTGTGGACATTGTTGTGGAAAACAATATCATCAAAAAAGTGCAGGTAATAGGTTATCCGGGAGTTGAGATCAGGGAATCCAGAAGACCAAAACTGATGCCCGGGGGTAAAGAATTAGAGGCTTCGGGTATGTACCTTATGCCTGGTTTTGTAGATATGCACGGCCATATCGGAGGGAATTCCCAGGGAGCAGATCCGGACTATGTCTTTAAACTTTGGATGGGTCATGGAATTACCACAATTCGAGAACCTTCTGGCAGGGGCGTCGATTTTGCGATGGACCTGAAAAGAAAAAGCGCAAAAAATGAGATCGTAGCGCCCAGGATCTTTGTTTACACCGGCTTTGGGCAGGGCAGTCAGGAAGAGATCAGCTCTCCGGAGATGGCCAGGGCATGGGTACGGAAGAATGCAGATAAAGGAGCGGATGGGATTAAGTTTTTTGGGGCACCCCCGGAGATCATGACTGCCGCTTTGGAGGAGAATAAGAAATTGGGGCTTCGTTCAGCTTGTCACCACGCTCAGCTCGATGTTGCCCGATGGAACGTCCTTCAATCAGCCAGGGCAGGCCTCACCAGTATGGAACACTGGTACGGATTACCGGAAGCCTTATTTACAGACAGAACCGTACAGGATTATCCGCTCGACTATAATTACAATAATGAACAACATCGCTTTGAAGAAGCGGGTAAGTTATGGCAACAGGCTGCGCCGCCCTATTCGGAGCATTGGAATAAGGTGATGGACGAATTGATCTCACTCGACTTTACCCTTGATCCCACATTTAATATTTACGAGGCCAGCAGAGACTTACAACGTGCCCGAAGGGCAGAATGGCACGAAGAATATACCTTACCCTCTCTCTGGGAATTTTATCAGCCCAGTAAGATTTCACATGGCTCCTATTGGCACTATTGGGGTACCGAACAGGAGGTCGCCTGGAAGAAAAACTACAGTTTGTGGATGACTTTCGTCAATGAGTACAAGAACCGCGGAGGAAGGGTCACCACAGGCTCAGACTCTGGGTTTATCTTTCAACTCTACGGATTTGCCTATGTGAGGGAATTGGAATTACTGCGCGAAGCAGGATTCCATCCACTCGAAATTATCAGGAGCGCAACTCTTAATGGTGCAGAAGCACTGGGTGTAAGCGATAAAATTGGAACCGTAACGGTAGGTAAATTAGCCGATTTTGTAATCGTAGAGGAAAATCCATTAGAGAATTTAAAAGTACTCTACGGTACCGGCGCCATTAAGCTTACCGAAGACAACGAGGTTGTCAGGGTAGGCGGCGTTCGCTATACCATCAAGGATGGAATTATTTACGACGCGAAGGCACTCTTAGAGGACGTGAAACGGCTTGTGCAGGAGAAAAAACAAGCAGAAGACTACAAAATATTGCAACCGGGAGTAAAAGAATAA
- a CDS encoding M14 metallopeptidase family protein, translating into MQKIILLLLLCVSVNLFSQDYFLKKYEPFNEDIPSPEEFLGYGIGERHTRHDLIVAYFKKLAEVSPRVSFSEYGKTHEGRILSMLTISTPEHLKNLNVLKERHLAFTDPSKNVTNYNEVPVFINLAYNVHGNEPSSSEAALLTAYTFAASEAKEIMKYLNNAVIFIDPTINPDGRDRHTQWANSYQGSPLVADPQDAEHDEYWPGGRTNHYWFDLNRDWLLGINPESRGKLNWYHQWYPNVVTDFHEMGSQSSYFFEPMKANGSLNPIMPKENYEDLNNMFGTYFAKALDSIGSLYFTKEVFDGTYPGYGSSYPDLQGGLGLLFEQASSRGHKQTTAFGEITFPFTIRNQYTSSITTVRAAVENKAYLRKYQQDFFKSALSRASGSRIKGYSFGDNYDQNRVKAFIDKLLLHKIDVYQNGDESYFVPTRQPQYRMVQTVFETYTQYRDSVFYDASAWSLANFYNIGYQASGKEIQGEPLSSVEELVKVQPLVRSEYAYLIDWDDYNAPAVLNHLQSKGLVVSSSFRSFTSKTAAGNKSFNYGTLLIPVKLQKKDPGEVFKILSEAQSTYQVPMYAVNSGYNLSGVDLGSRFVRPLTQPKAAMLIGEGVRSYEAGEIWHLLDTRVHMPITKIPLRNFERTKLDKYNTLVMVSGSYSFDDKKIEKIKEWVEKGNTLITIGTASKWAIDKKLVTEALITKEKDSNAVAVRKPYADAGENLGKESVGGIIVRTELDLTHPLGFGYRKAILPVYKNNTVWLKPSKNEYSTVAKYTSQPLVDGFITDTNRDTYLKKSASLMVSPIGSGRVVMFADNPNFRGSWYGTNRLFLNALFLGNHINVPK; encoded by the coding sequence ATGCAAAAAATAATACTCCTGCTCCTCCTATGCGTTTCTGTCAACCTTTTTTCTCAAGATTATTTTCTTAAGAAGTACGAGCCTTTTAATGAGGATATTCCATCCCCGGAAGAGTTCCTAGGCTATGGCATTGGGGAGCGTCATACTCGACACGATTTAATCGTGGCTTATTTTAAAAAACTGGCCGAAGTTTCTCCGCGTGTTAGCTTTTCGGAGTACGGTAAAACCCATGAAGGTCGAATTTTGAGCATGCTCACCATAAGCACGCCGGAGCACCTCAAAAACTTAAATGTTCTTAAGGAGCGACATCTCGCTTTCACAGATCCTTCTAAAAATGTAACCAATTATAACGAAGTACCTGTATTTATCAATCTGGCTTACAACGTCCATGGAAATGAACCATCCAGCTCAGAGGCTGCCCTGCTAACGGCTTATACCTTCGCGGCCTCTGAAGCAAAAGAAATCATGAAATACCTGAATAATGCAGTCATCTTTATCGATCCCACCATTAATCCCGACGGCAGGGACCGGCATACCCAATGGGCCAATTCTTATCAGGGCTCGCCCCTTGTAGCCGACCCTCAGGATGCCGAACATGACGAATACTGGCCCGGCGGACGGACAAATCACTATTGGTTTGATCTGAATCGCGACTGGCTCCTGGGGATCAATCCTGAAAGCAGGGGGAAATTAAATTGGTACCACCAATGGTATCCCAATGTGGTTACTGATTTTCACGAAATGGGGTCCCAAAGTTCTTACTTTTTTGAACCGATGAAAGCTAATGGTTCCCTCAATCCTATCATGCCTAAAGAGAACTATGAGGACCTCAACAACATGTTTGGAACTTATTTCGCCAAAGCGCTGGATAGTATTGGCTCGCTTTATTTTACCAAGGAAGTCTTCGATGGCACTTATCCCGGCTATGGATCCTCCTATCCCGATTTACAGGGCGGTTTAGGGTTGCTATTTGAACAGGCTAGTTCCAGGGGACACAAACAGACTACTGCCTTTGGGGAAATCACGTTTCCATTCACCATACGGAATCAGTATACCTCTAGTATAACTACGGTGCGAGCTGCAGTAGAAAACAAGGCCTATCTGAGAAAGTATCAGCAGGACTTCTTTAAATCTGCTCTTTCCAGGGCGTCCGGATCCCGCATTAAAGGCTATTCTTTCGGAGACAATTACGATCAGAACCGTGTAAAAGCCTTTATTGACAAATTACTGCTCCACAAAATAGACGTTTATCAAAACGGGGATGAGTCGTACTTCGTCCCTACGAGACAACCTCAGTATCGCATGGTACAGACCGTCTTTGAGACCTATACCCAATACAGGGATAGCGTTTTCTACGACGCCTCGGCCTGGTCACTGGCAAATTTCTACAACATCGGTTACCAGGCATCCGGTAAAGAAATACAGGGCGAGCCATTAAGTTCGGTTGAGGAACTAGTTAAAGTTCAACCTTTGGTACGCTCTGAATATGCCTATCTTATAGATTGGGACGATTACAACGCCCCGGCCGTTTTAAATCATCTTCAATCAAAGGGATTGGTGGTTTCCTCCTCCTTCAGGTCATTCACTTCCAAGACTGCAGCAGGTAACAAATCTTTTAATTATGGAACACTGCTGATTCCAGTAAAACTTCAGAAAAAAGATCCGGGTGAGGTATTCAAGATTTTAAGCGAGGCTCAAAGTACCTATCAAGTTCCTATGTATGCGGTTAATTCAGGTTATAATCTCTCAGGAGTTGATCTCGGAAGTCGATTTGTAAGACCGCTTACTCAACCGAAGGCAGCGATGTTGATTGGGGAAGGAGTAAGATCTTATGAGGCCGGGGAAATTTGGCATTTACTGGATACCCGAGTTCATATGCCTATTACAAAAATTCCATTGAGAAATTTTGAAAGAACCAAGCTCGATAAATACAACACTCTTGTAATGGTTTCCGGATCTTACTCCTTCGACGATAAAAAAATTGAGAAAATCAAGGAATGGGTGGAAAAAGGCAATACCCTCATCACTATAGGCACTGCTTCTAAATGGGCAATCGACAAAAAGCTGGTCACAGAAGCCCTAATCACAAAAGAAAAGGATTCTAACGCTGTGGCAGTGCGTAAACCCTATGCAGATGCAGGAGAAAACCTGGGGAAGGAAAGTGTAGGCGGCATTATCGTACGAACGGAATTAGACCTTACTCATCCTCTTGGTTTTGGATATCGCAAAGCAATTCTTCCGGTTTATAAGAATAATACCGTATGGCTCAAACCCAGCAAGAATGAATATTCAACCGTAGCGAAATATACGTCTCAGCCCCTTGTCGATGGGTTTATTACCGATACGAACAGGGATACCTATTTGAAAAAATCAGCCTCTCTGATGGTAAGTCCGATCGGATCCGGCAGAGTGGTTATGTTCGCTGACAATCCCAATTTCAGGGGATCCTGGTATGGAACCAACCGATTATTTCTCAACGCCCTTTTCCTCGGTAATCATATCAACGTCCCTAAATAA
- a CDS encoding sensor histidine kinase, giving the protein MKKNYIDQERFRDKERLLIKATNYTSVLSLAFFVICYFFLNIQTAFSFIFLFYALFSLANTYAYKTHKNQSLTYNISSITSLVSTVAIVMMSGGIQSPFIFALGLLVLAGYATTRSYGKTYLFVITILTILLFAQNRFMSWDVVNHIPENSRDIFALLSILFTIYLLGGIFGKDLMIVHHKLYKSKREMKARGEEKDTLLKEVHHRVKNNLQTVSSLLSLQGRSISDAKTKSILKSSQNRVISMAMVHEMLYMREDLSKIQYKTYVRELSEYLIKSLKGANNKVSLNIDIPDIELGIDTAIPLGLLINEAITNSLKYGIKDDHEGEIHISINQEDEHSYVLEIGDNGSGFAETVNVKNSTSLGLKLIHNLARQLKGTITRDPSKKGTHYIVKFREIEPQPFPSVA; this is encoded by the coding sequence ATGAAAAAAAATTACATCGACCAGGAACGGTTCCGGGATAAGGAAAGGCTACTGATCAAAGCGACCAATTACACATCCGTGCTCAGTCTGGCCTTTTTTGTGATTTGCTATTTTTTCCTGAATATACAAACAGCTTTTTCCTTTATTTTCCTTTTCTACGCCCTCTTTAGCCTTGCCAATACCTATGCCTATAAAACACATAAGAATCAATCCCTTACTTATAATATTTCTTCCATAACCAGTCTGGTTTCCACTGTTGCAATCGTTATGATGAGCGGAGGAATCCAGAGTCCGTTTATCTTTGCCCTGGGCTTATTGGTCCTGGCCGGCTATGCCACCACTCGGTCCTACGGGAAGACATATCTCTTTGTGATTACAATCCTTACCATCCTCCTTTTTGCACAAAACAGATTTATGTCATGGGACGTTGTTAATCACATCCCCGAAAATTCCAGAGATATTTTTGCCTTGCTTAGCATCCTCTTTACCATTTATCTGCTGGGAGGGATTTTTGGAAAGGACCTGATGATTGTACACCACAAGCTCTACAAATCAAAAAGAGAAATGAAAGCACGTGGAGAAGAAAAAGACACCTTGTTAAAGGAAGTCCACCACAGGGTTAAAAACAATTTGCAAACCGTATCCAGCCTTCTGAGCCTGCAGGGGCGATCTATCTCCGATGCCAAAACCAAGAGCATCCTCAAAAGCAGTCAGAACCGGGTTATTTCCATGGCGATGGTGCACGAGATGCTGTACATGAGAGAAGATCTTTCGAAAATACAGTACAAAACCTATGTAAGGGAATTAAGTGAGTACCTGATTAAGTCCTTGAAAGGAGCGAACAATAAGGTCTCCCTTAATATAGATATCCCGGATATTGAATTGGGAATCGATACCGCGATCCCCCTGGGCTTGCTGATCAATGAAGCCATTACGAATTCGCTTAAATACGGCATCAAAGACGATCACGAAGGCGAAATTCACATTTCAATCAACCAGGAAGACGAACACAGTTATGTTCTGGAGATCGGTGACAATGGTTCGGGCTTTGCAGAGACGGTAAATGTAAAAAACAGTACCTCCCTTGGCCTTAAACTGATCCACAATCTCGCCCGTCAGCTAAAGGGAACAATTACCAGAGATCCTTCCAAAAAAGGTACCCACTATATCGTGAAATTCAGGGAAATAGAGCCACAGCCCTTCCCCTCCGTGGCCTAA